Proteins encoded by one window of Crassostrea angulata isolate pt1a10 chromosome 9, ASM2561291v2, whole genome shotgun sequence:
- the LOC128163683 gene encoding uncharacterized protein LOC128163683 has translation MPRPKVGVKRKRAGSAERKGAKSKKGQSSDHQEETLVERVTQAVLEALEDRAVPAIPDRSESPQSLDGQKISGGVIGQRGRTNSHTKPPFAAIQNTAVTLIEAALAPNTKIVYKQALNCFQTFMQSYYNTCSIKDVSLEHIISFVSYLFSIGKAPSSITTYLAALAYYFKMSNIPDFSNHFLIKKMLSGAKRLASSPDVRQPITLDILENLLVAVPHVANSSYQRCLFMAMFIIAFYAFLRVGEITVRSHSNPNLLLLSNVSFKTIAKASCMIITMTNFKHNLGKNPVHLEIKPQPMRKFCPVQIMKNYLKVRGVKDGPLFCYGSGRPISRSEFCKVLKSALKFSKLDSHKFKAHSFRIGAATQAHLQGFSDSQIRVMGRWHSESFQRYIRVSLFPTL, from the exons ATGCCTAGACCAAAAGTTGGTGTGAAAAGAAAAAGAGCTGGTTCGGCGGAAAGAAAAGGAGCAAAGTCCAAAAAAGGTCAGAGCTCTGATCATCAGGAGGAAACATTGGTAGAGAGAGTAACACAGGCGGTGTTGGAAGCATTAGAGGACAGAGCTGTCCCCGCCATTCCAGACAGGAGCGAGTCCCCCCAGAGTTTGGATG GTCAAAAAATTTCTGGAGGTGTCATTGGACAGCGAGGACGAACCAACAGCCATACCAAGCCACCTTTTGCAGCTATCCAAAACACAGCTGTTACCTTGATTGAGGCAGCTTTGGCCCCTAATACAAAGATTGTCTACAAGCAGGCCCTAAATTGTTTTCAGACATTCATGCAAAGTTATTACAATACATGCAGTATTAAGGATGTTTCTCTCGAACACATTATTAGTTTCGTTTCCTATCTATTTAGTATAGGCAAAGCACCAAGCTCGATAACAACATACTTGGCAGCACTggcatattattttaaaatgtctaatATTCCAGACTTttcaaatcatttcttgataaagaaaatgttaagTGGGGCAAAGCGTCTGGCCAGCTCTCCTGATGTGAGGCAGCCTATTACTCTGGATATCCTGGAAAACCTTTTAGTAGCCGTGCCTCATGTAGCCAATTCTAGTTACCAAAGATGTTTGTTCATGGCTATGTTTATAATAGCATTTTATGCTTTCCTCCGAGTAGGAGAAATCACAGTTCGCTCCCATTCTAACCCAAACTTGCTGCTTTTGAGTAATGTATCCTTCAAGACAATAGCCAAAGCAAGTTGTATGATCATAACAATGACCAACTTCAAGCATAATCTGGGGAAAAATCCTGTGCATCTGGAAATCAAACCTCAGCCAATGCGCAAATTTTGTCCTGTGCAAATCATGAAGAATTATCTCAAAGTGAGAGGTGTGAAGGATGGACCTCTGTTTTGCTATGGCTCTGGAAGGCCTATATCCCGTTCAGAATTCTGCAAGGTGCTGAAATCGGCTTTGAAGTTCTCAAAGTTGGACAGTCATAAATTCAAAGCACACAGTTTCAGAATAGGAGCAGCAACTCAGGCTCACCTGCAGGGCTTCTCAGATTCACAAATAAGAGTTATGGGAAGATGGCACTCCGAGTCATTTCAGAGATATATCAGGGTGTCCTTGTTTCCAACATTGTAG